One window of Medicago truncatula cultivar Jemalong A17 chromosome 2, MtrunA17r5.0-ANR, whole genome shotgun sequence genomic DNA carries:
- the LOC25491946 gene encoding 3-methyl-2-oxobutanoate hydroxymethyltransferase 1, mitochondrial yields the protein MAILRSMLKATKTLHRSSSLLRNMSNLPENTVYTGPTSQNKRVTLSQLRQKHKNSQPITMVTAYDYPSAVHLDMAAIDICLVGDSASMVVHGHDTTLPITLDEMLVHCRAVARGAKTPLLVGDLPFGTYECSSNQAADTAVRILKEGQMDAIKLEGGSPSRIVAAKAIVEAGIAVIGHVGLTPQAISVLGGFRPQGRNVASAVKVVETALALQEAGCFAVVLECVPAPVSAAATAALQIPTIGIGAGPYCSGQVLVYHDLLGMLQHPHHAKVTPKFCKQYARVGDVINKALLEYKEDVMNGSFPDAQHSPYKISETDANGFLNELQKLGFDKAASAASEAVQKMVTKSTK from the exons ATGGCAATTCTAAGATCAATGCTGAAAGCAACAAAAACCCTTCATCGTTCATCATCTCTTCTCCGTAACATGAGCAATCTCCCAGAAAACACAGTATACACAGGTCCAACATCACAAAACAAAAGAGTAACACTTTCACAACTacgacaaaaacataaaaactcaCAGCCAATCACAATGGTCACTGCTTATGATTACCCTTCTGCTGTTCACCTCGATATGGCCGCCATTGATATCTGTCTTGTTGGTGATTCTGCTTCCATGGTTGTTCATGGTCATGATACTACTTTGCCTATTACTTTAGATGAAATGCTTGTTCATTGTCGTGCGGTTGCTCGTGGTGCTAAAACTCCTCTTCTTGTTGGTGATTTGCCTTTTGGAACCTATGAATGTAGTTCTAATCAG GCAGCGGACACGGCAGTTCGAATTTTGAAAGAAGGACAAATGGATGCCATAAAGTTGGAAGGAGGTTCACCTTCAAGAATTGTTGCAGCAAAAGCTATTGTTGAAGCTGGAATAGCTGTGATTGGGCATGTTGGTCTTACTCCACAAGCCATTAGTGTTTTAGGAGGATTTAGGCCTCAGGGTAGGAATGTTGCAAGTGCTGTCAAG GTTGTCGAGACAGCATTGGCTTTGCAAGAAGCAGGGTGTTTTGCTGTTGTTCTTGAATGTGTGCCTGCACCGGTGTCTGCAGCAGCAACAGCGGCGCTTCAAATTCCTACAATTGGAATTGGGGCTGGTCCCTATTGCAGTGGACAG GTGCTTGTTTACCATGATCTTCTTGGTATGTTACAACACCCTCACCATGCAAAG GTGACTCCAAAATTTTGTAAACAGTATGCTCGTGTCGGAGACGTCATCAATAAAGCCTTACTGGAATATAAGGAAGATGTGATGAATGGTTCATTTCCTGATGCTCAACACAGTCCATACAAAATCAGTGAAACTGATGCTAATGGTTTCTTAAATGAGTTGCAAAAGTTAGGTTTTGACAAGGCTGCTTCTGCGGCATCTGAAGCAGTTCAGAAGATGGttacaaaatcaacaaagtaA